CGAATATTTCGCCATAGCGGACTTCGACATTGACGTTTTTGACTGCTTGGAAGTTACCAAATACACGGTTGAGATTGTGGGCGTAAATAGCGATTTGATCGGGAGAATTTTGAGGTTTTAATTGTTCTCTATTTCCGCCACGAGAACGAGGAAAGGACAAAAATTCTGGCGCTGAACCCTGTTGTCGCAGACGGGTGACGAAGACGTTTTCTAGAGTGGGTTCGCCACGTTCAATATTGGGGTGATGCTGTTGTAGTAGTTGATTTACCTGGGTTTCACCAAGAGTCACATCTTGAACGAGAACATCCAAGCGATCGCCAAATGTCTGCACATCGACTATATTTGTCTGCACATTCTGCAAGAGAAGTTTCTCGGCTATCTCTAGATTTGCGGTTCTGACTTCTAAGCGATGTAAGCCTAAATTGGCGCGTAATGCAGCTGGTGTACCAATTTCGTGAATTTGACCGCTATACATCAGTGCGACGCGATCACAGCGTTCAGCTTCATCTAGATAGGGTGTGGCGACAACAATTGTCATCCCGTCGGCAGAAAGTTCTGCTAATACATCCCAAAATTCGCGGCGGGAAACTGGATCGACCCCTGTGGTAGGTTCATCTAATAACAGCACTTCCGGTTGGGAAACTAAGGCACAACACAGCGCCAGCTTTTGTTTCATCCCACCGGAAAGTTGACCCGCCAAGCGATCGCCAAACTGTTCCAAACTCATTAATTTTAAGTATTTTTGGCGGCGTTCCTGCAATAAATCATCGCTAACTTGGCGCAATCCCGCTGCATAACGCAAGTTTTCATCAATGCTGAGATCCAAATACAAAGAAAACTGTTGTGTGAGATACCCCGTTTTCAAACGTGCGTCCCTTGCAAGCTGACCAAATATTTCCACTTCTCCCGCCGTTGCTTCCATCACCCCACCTAAGATGTGAAAGGTAGTCGTTTTACCTGCACCATCAGGGCCAATTAACCCAAACATCTCACCCTGATTGACAGTAAAATCAATTCCCCGAACAGCGACTATTTGTCCATAATGTTTATGTAAATTACTAAC
This genomic interval from Nostoc sp. KVJ3 contains the following:
- a CDS encoding ATP-binding cassette domain-containing protein, which gives rise to MKLSTPNPLQLFSDSTTTIKVSNLHKHYGQIVAVRGIDFTVNQGEMFGLIGPDGAGKTTTFHILGGVMEATAGEVEIFGQLARDARLKTGYLTQQFSLYLDLSIDENLRYAAGLRQVSDDLLQERRQKYLKLMSLEQFGDRLAGQLSGGMKQKLALCCALVSQPEVLLLDEPTTGVDPVSRREFWDVLAELSADGMTIVVATPYLDEAERCDRVALMYSGQIHEIGTPAALRANLGLHRLEVRTANLEIAEKLLLQNVQTNIVDVQTFGDRLDVLVQDVTLGETQVNQLLQQHHPNIERGEPTLENVFVTRLRQQGSAPEFLSFPRSRGGNREQLKPQNSPDQIAIYAHNLNRVFGNFQAVKNVNVEVRYGEIFGLLGANGAGKTTTIKMLCGLLAASGGDVSLGGETGNLRSRDLRRRIGYMSQKFTLYDDLTILQNLEFYSGIYSVPRKLRREKIDWVIFTCGLEGQEQMLTGQLPGGWKQRVAFGASVMHEPDILFLDEPTSGVDPLARRQFWKLINDFARNGTAILVTTHYLEEAEQCNRMSFMVAGEIAAEGSPSSIKASQPGQLIEIIVNQNQAASKILKQRLDSWRVSIFANSLHVVLDNPKAEIPQITQLLKSAHLTVESLRPIPFSLEDAFIGIVERAEGN